One Thomasclavelia spiroformis DSM 1552 DNA window includes the following coding sequences:
- a CDS encoding flippase — MKKTISNIFYNCASQLLAIIVPLITSPYISRVLLPTNLGIYSYIDSVAQIFAVIGALGLTNYGIREIAYVKDDKEKRSQIFFEIMILKIILLIVTFILYYMFFIGTQYEKYSMYQLIWFIGSFLDVIWFYNGLEDFKTVVLRTCIIKTFNVLLVFLLVKSPQDITKYILIMGFCQVLGVLICYPSMTKLICKPNWKKIKIIPHLLATSKIALPQIVILVYYQMDKIMIEYFTHDSAIIAFYDQSDKIVKIPVTAITAVSAVMLPRSANLFASNDKNQLSESIRITIKYTLLLVFPMTLGLISIAHSFVPWFYGPGYDEVAPIIISLCPVIIARGLSSISSTQYLVPTKNTKYLTISSIFSAILNVVINYLTIPIWGVYGAALGTIFAEFSVTIIQYYYMAKDIELNGLFKGVLKYLLFALISTIPCYFIFITLGTHIYTTLLQVFVAIIIYMFLLIVTKDELLMIFTKKGAK; from the coding sequence ATGAAAAAAACAATTAGTAATATTTTTTATAATTGTGCTTCACAATTATTAGCAATTATTGTACCTTTAATAACTTCTCCATATATTTCTAGAGTTTTACTTCCTACTAATTTAGGAATTTATAGTTATATTGATTCAGTTGCCCAAATATTTGCAGTAATTGGGGCCTTAGGTTTGACTAATTATGGTATACGTGAAATAGCTTATGTGAAAGATGATAAAGAAAAACGATCTCAAATATTTTTTGAGATTATGATTCTAAAAATTATCCTTTTAATAGTTACATTCATACTTTATTATATGTTTTTTATAGGAACTCAGTATGAAAAATACTCAATGTATCAATTAATTTGGTTTATAGGAAGTTTTTTAGATGTAATTTGGTTTTATAATGGTTTAGAAGATTTTAAAACAGTTGTTTTAAGAACATGTATAATTAAAACATTTAACGTTTTATTAGTCTTTTTATTAGTAAAATCACCACAAGATATTACTAAATACATCTTGATTATGGGATTTTGTCAAGTACTTGGTGTATTAATTTGCTATCCAAGTATGACTAAACTAATTTGTAAACCTAATTGGAAAAAAATAAAAATTATTCCGCATCTTTTAGCAACATCAAAGATAGCATTACCTCAAATTGTAATTTTAGTATATTATCAAATGGATAAGATTATGATTGAATATTTTACACATGACTCTGCTATTATTGCATTTTATGATCAATCTGACAAAATTGTAAAAATTCCTGTTACAGCAATAACTGCAGTTTCTGCAGTGATGTTACCAAGAAGTGCGAATTTATTTGCTAGTAATGATAAAAATCAATTAAGTGAAAGTATTCGAATTACAATAAAATATACACTTTTATTAGTTTTTCCAATGACTTTAGGACTAATTAGTATTGCTCATAGTTTTGTACCATGGTTTTATGGCCCTGGATATGATGAAGTGGCACCGATTATTATCTCATTATGTCCTGTTATTATTGCTAGGGGATTATCAAGTATATCTAGTACACAATATTTAGTGCCAACTAAAAATACAAAATATCTTACAATTTCCAGTATCTTTTCAGCAATTTTAAATGTAGTTATAAACTATTTAACGATTCCAATTTGGGGAGTTTATGGAGCAGCATTAGGAACAATTTTTGCAGAGTTTAGTGTGACGATCATTCAATATTATTATATGGCAAAAGATATTGAACTAAATGGATTATTTAAAGGAGTATTAAAATATTTATTATTTGCATTAATTTCTACAATACCATGTTATTTTATTTTTATTACTTTAGGGACACATATATATACTACACTATTACAGGTTTTTGTAGCTATTATTATTTATATGTTTTTATTAATTGTCACTAAAGATGAGCTTTTAATGATTTTTACAAAAAAGGGAGCTAAGTGA
- a CDS encoding beta-1,6-N-acetylglucosaminyltransferase yields the protein MKIAYIILCHKNAKQINMMIDALNDKENIFFIHLDKKSNIENLIKMGSNIHILPEDKRIDIKWGNISMIKATKNLLQAVFNSKEKYDYVWLLSGQDFPLKNQSEIKKYLEENRGKNFIEVIDQSDLTYNRLLKRNELYYPEWLMKISLFSRVTKIIYMIVTGGLSKTLFLKRKNFLNVKFYFGSQWWVLTYDCIFDIYSRLDLFSSYYKNCLVPDESIFQTLFMNSNYKDTCEDKLTLVDWNGQVNHPKTFTINDYDELINSNYLMARKFDENIDDNIIKMLYDNLKNN from the coding sequence ATGAAAATTGCTTATATTATTTTATGTCATAAAAATGCAAAACAGATAAACATGATGATAGATGCATTAAATGATAAAGAAAATATTTTCTTCATTCATTTAGATAAAAAATCTAATATCGAAAACTTAATAAAAATGGGGTCTAATATTCATATATTACCTGAAGATAAAAGAATTGATATCAAGTGGGGAAATATTTCAATGATTAAAGCTACTAAAAATTTATTACAAGCAGTTTTTAATAGCAAGGAAAAATATGATTACGTTTGGTTATTAAGTGGGCAGGACTTTCCTTTAAAGAATCAAAGCGAGATAAAAAAATATTTAGAAGAAAATAGAGGAAAAAACTTTATTGAAGTAATAGATCAAAGTGATTTGACATATAATCGACTTCTAAAAAGAAATGAATTATATTATCCAGAATGGCTGATGAAAATATCTTTATTTTCTAGAGTAACGAAAATTATTTATATGATTGTTACCGGTGGTTTATCTAAAACATTATTTTTAAAGCGTAAAAATTTTTTGAATGTGAAATTTTATTTTGGTAGTCAATGGTGGGTTTTAACATATGACTGTATATTTGATATTTATAGTAGATTAGATTTATTTTCAAGCTATTATAAAAATTGTCTTGTACCTGATGAGTCAATATTTCAAACATTATTTATGAATAGTAACTATAAAGATACTTGTGAAGATAAGTTGACATTAGTGGATTGGAATGGACAGGTAAATCATCCTAAAACATTTACCATAAATGATTATGATGAGCTAATTAATTCAAATTATTTAATGGCGAGAAAATTTGATGAAAATATAGATGATAATATAATAAAAATGTTGTATGATAATTTAAAAAATAATTAA
- a CDS encoding L,D-transpeptidase family protein, protein MKKVICLLISFGLIFTAMLNFVYAINGNEDNIETVQQTDDTIPNIFYNTHVQDYGWLGTVTNGNVSGMSEESKRLEAIQISLNENNYAGKIEYSTYIEDYGWQDYVGNGAISGTTGESRRLEAIKIRLSGEISNYYDVYYRVYCQNIGWLDWTSNDKVAGTVGGSYRLEAIEIKLYSKNADKPVETNKSSLTFSYRNGFKVCYDANDNLCEDLEKLIGLQNSYALRVNKQTNVVTVLIQNGEGEYEIAYKRFICSVGNDTPTGTFYTPAKYRWRALVESSYGQYSTRIVNRILFHSVPYDKMNPYTLLTEEYNKLGTTCSHGCVRLTCEDAKWIYDNCTLKTKVEIVTRRFDPLNKPKTQKIPSSQTWDPTDPNI, encoded by the coding sequence ATGAAAAAGGTAATATGTTTATTGATTAGTTTTGGGTTGATTTTTACTGCAATGTTAAATTTTGTATATGCTATAAATGGTAATGAAGATAATATAGAGACTGTTCAACAAACTGATGATACTATACCAAATATTTTTTATAATACTCATGTACAGGATTATGGCTGGTTAGGTACAGTTACTAATGGAAATGTAAGTGGGATGAGTGAAGAATCAAAAAGGTTAGAAGCAATTCAAATATCTTTAAATGAAAATAACTATGCTGGAAAGATTGAATATAGTACTTACATAGAAGATTACGGATGGCAAGATTATGTAGGTAATGGAGCTATTAGTGGTACAACCGGTGAATCTAGAAGGCTTGAAGCGATAAAAATCAGATTAAGTGGCGAAATATCAAATTATTATGATGTGTATTATCGGGTATATTGTCAAAATATTGGTTGGTTAGATTGGACAAGTAATGATAAAGTTGCAGGAACAGTAGGTGGTTCCTATAGATTAGAAGCAATTGAAATTAAACTCTATTCAAAAAATGCTGATAAACCAGTAGAAACAAATAAATCATCATTAACTTTTTCATATAGAAATGGATTTAAAGTTTGCTATGATGCTAATGATAATTTGTGTGAGGATTTAGAAAAACTAATAGGGTTACAAAACTCATATGCATTAAGGGTAAATAAACAAACTAATGTAGTAACGGTTTTAATACAAAATGGTGAAGGTGAATATGAAATAGCGTATAAACGTTTTATATGTTCAGTTGGGAATGATACGCCAACAGGGACATTTTATACACCTGCTAAATATCGTTGGCGAGCATTGGTAGAATCAAGCTATGGGCAATATTCTACAAGAATAGTTAATAGAATTTTATTTCATTCTGTTCCATATGATAAAATGAATCCATATACATTATTAACAGAGGAATATAATAAGTTAGGAACAACGTGTTCACATGGATGTGTAAGATTAACTTGTGAAGATGCTAAATGGATATATGATAACTGTACTTTGAAAACAAAAGTAGAAATAGTAACAAGAAGATTTGATCCATTAAATAAACCAAAGACTCAAAAAATTCCATCAAGTCAAACATGGGATCCAACTGATCCAAATATATAA
- a CDS encoding glycosyltransferase, with amino-acid sequence MCLVSIIMSTYKEEEIFLRQAIESILNQSYKDFEYIIILDNPDNNLHIRIIKEYANLDKRIKFYVNEKNMGLTASLNKGLGLAKGKYICRMDADDISINKRIENQKRYLEENNYDLIGGISQMIDENGKSIYSIKKVPTNMDKIKKALRYNQIISHPTWFGKKEVFEKLNGYRNMPLCEDYDFTLRAVLNGYKISNIDETVLKYRMTSSSISRSNLYEQYLFARFITKKYSKNKIADIKEAKQYVNNHNDDRKAKRYLKANARFNIALKDIEEKRYFKFIIDGILLTFTSFNYLDKIYRFVKVSSYS; translated from the coding sequence ATGTGTTTAGTATCAATTATTATGTCTACTTATAAAGAGGAAGAAATTTTTTTAAGACAGGCAATAGAATCTATATTAAATCAGTCATATAAAGATTTTGAATATATAATAATTTTAGATAATCCTGACAATAATTTACATATAAGAATTATTAAGGAATATGCAAACCTAGATAAGAGAATTAAATTTTATGTTAATGAAAAAAACATGGGACTTACAGCATCTTTGAATAAAGGGCTTGGATTGGCTAAAGGTAAATATATTTGTAGGATGGATGCTGATGATATTTCAATCAATAAACGTATAGAAAATCAAAAGAGGTATTTAGAAGAAAATAATTATGATTTAATTGGTGGAATATCTCAAATGATAGATGAAAATGGAAAAAGCATTTATTCAATAAAAAAAGTACCTACAAATATGGATAAGATAAAAAAAGCATTAAGATATAATCAAATTATTTCACATCCAACATGGTTTGGAAAAAAAGAAGTATTTGAGAAATTAAATGGTTATCGAAATATGCCATTATGTGAAGATTATGATTTTACATTAAGAGCAGTTTTAAATGGGTATAAAATATCTAATATTGATGAAACGGTGTTAAAGTATCGAATGACATCTTCTAGTATTTCTAGAAGCAATTTATATGAGCAATATCTTTTTGCAAGATTTATAACAAAAAAATATTCTAAAAATAAAATTGCAGATATTAAAGAGGCAAAGCAATATGTAAATAATCATAATGATGATAGAAAAGCTAAACGTTATTTAAAGGCAAATGCAAGATTTAATATTGCATTGAAAGATATTGAAGAAAAGAGATATTTTAAATTTATTATAGATGGAATTTTGTTGACTTTTACATCTTTTAATTATCTTGATAAAATATATCGATTTGTGAAAGTTAGTTCTTATAGCTAG
- a CDS encoding DUF2304 domain-containing protein, translating into MTLTLQLILIILSVFLFLILIKSVKKGKLRSDYALVWLLCSIALIIVAIFPQIAYFAANFIGVISTANMVFAFIIFLLIIVVYTLFVRVSTLEEKQKNLIQHIAILEKKLHDKEV; encoded by the coding sequence ATGACATTGACATTACAATTAATTTTAATTATTTTATCAGTTTTTTTATTTTTAATATTGATAAAAAGTGTAAAGAAAGGCAAATTACGTTCTGACTATGCTCTCGTATGGTTATTATGTTCTATTGCTTTAATTATTGTAGCTATTTTTCCTCAAATAGCATATTTTGCTGCAAATTTTATTGGGGTAATTTCAACAGCTAATATGGTATTTGCTTTTATAATTTTTTTATTAATTATTGTAGTTTATACATTGTTTGTTAGAGTGTCAACATTAGAAGAAAAACAGAAAAATTTAATTCAACATATAGCGATATTAGAAAAAAAATTGCATGATAAAGAGGTGTAA
- a CDS encoding glycosyltransferase family 2 protein, with amino-acid sequence MKVSVAMCTYNGEKYIEEQLNSILHQTKKIDEIIICDDGSKDKTLEICNEILKSSNVEYTLKLNKKNLGFAKNFYQAITLCSGDIIFFCDQDDIWKENKIDLMCQVFNNDPDTLLVFSNAYITNENLEVTGNLFESLSYQDKYLNNQYDALYYILNDNFVTGATTAIKKEILNYIGDLNNSWAHDYWFGVIAALYGGLKSINEPLIYYRQHESNTIGIGKKYGFDKIKKLFSKNKENNRENQYAELRLPQLIYLNKFIKEQKIDIRYQKILEKKINFWRKREHFGQQGIITNVLIVIKGMLKKEQINNRNVNNAILKDLIKAIALAKRDK; translated from the coding sequence GTGAAAGTATCAGTTGCAATGTGTACCTATAATGGTGAAAAATATATCGAAGAACAATTGAATAGTATTTTACATCAAACAAAAAAAATAGATGAGATTATTATTTGTGATGATGGTTCTAAAGATAAAACATTAGAAATTTGTAATGAAATTTTAAAATCGAGTAATGTTGAATATACATTAAAATTGAATAAAAAAAATTTAGGGTTTGCTAAGAATTTTTATCAGGCAATTACATTATGTTCAGGAGATATAATCTTCTTTTGCGATCAAGATGATATTTGGAAAGAAAATAAAATAGATCTAATGTGTCAGGTATTTAATAATGATCCAGATACATTGTTAGTATTTTCTAATGCATATATTACAAATGAAAATTTAGAAGTTACAGGAAACCTTTTTGAAAGTTTAAGTTATCAAGATAAATATTTGAATAATCAATATGATGCACTTTACTATATATTGAACGATAATTTTGTTACTGGAGCAACTACTGCAATAAAAAAAGAAATATTGAATTATATTGGTGATTTAAATAATAGCTGGGCCCATGATTATTGGTTTGGAGTTATTGCAGCTCTATACGGTGGTTTAAAAAGTATTAATGAGCCATTGATTTATTATCGACAACATGAAAGTAATACAATTGGAATTGGAAAAAAATATGGATTTGATAAAATAAAAAAATTATTTTCTAAAAACAAAGAAAATAATAGAGAAAATCAATATGCTGAATTGCGATTACCGCAATTAATTTACTTAAATAAATTTATTAAAGAGCAAAAAATAGATATTCGTTATCAAAAAATCTTAGAAAAAAAAATAAATTTTTGGAGAAAAAGGGAACATTTTGGACAACAAGGAATTATAACAAATGTATTGATTGTAATTAAGGGGATGTTAAAAAAAGAACAAATAAATAATCGGAATGTTAATAATGCAATTTTAAAGGATTTGATAAAAGCAATTGCATTAGCAAAGAGGGATAAATAA
- a CDS encoding phosphatase PAP2 family protein → METFYKHMNNFIWQHPFIKGCIHFTSRFCPYMIIIFYSLFLLKIYIEWQSHLFFFIKNPLYSILIVIVLKLIINRKRPIQKYNIKPVDDLKRRNYSFPSIQVAFAVSVALTVLRYGPNMGLLLSTLAIALTISRFLSGVHYLSDVIVSICIAFAINMIFI, encoded by the coding sequence ATGGAAACTTTTTATAAACATATGAATAATTTTATTTGGCAACATCCATTTATTAAAGGATGTATACACTTTACATCTAGATTTTGCCCATATATGATAATAATTTTCTATTCTTTATTTTTATTAAAAATTTATATTGAATGGCAAAGTCATCTTTTTTTCTTTATTAAGAATCCTTTATATTCTATTTTAATTGTAATTGTATTAAAATTAATAATTAATAGAAAACGTCCAATTCAAAAATATAATATAAAACCTGTAGATGATTTAAAAAGAAGAAACTATTCTTTTCCAAGTATTCAAGTTGCCTTTGCTGTTTCTGTGGCTCTTACAGTTCTTAGATATGGTCCTAATATGGGACTACTATTATCAACATTAGCAATTGCATTAACTATTTCTAGATTTCTATCTGGTGTTCATTATTTAAGTGATGTAATTGTCAGTATATGTATTGCATTTGCTATTAACATGATTTTTATCTAA
- a CDS encoding sugar transferase: protein MNRKLMPIMLFAIEIVMYYFICLYFHMDTKLIIGSGTLYFLFMFIYGHYSLKTCLIWNEIKQLVKTSFCFFIALLVLVPKSYGYDRRIHLTVMVVAMFIISLLASRFLRIAFREIFARKTLVIGTGYEAARLGKISNNNRFALTSVKGYVDVNNTKDLFGFKQENIIKHSRVYDYDNLNEAIENNEIEQIIIALPEANQQVIDKVMSDIYGKVASVKYLPNVNGTMTFSSEVQDFDGQLLIATSNDTIGILDKFIKRFIDILAGIVGVITLLPLMVYVKYKYVKSGDYDNIMFSQYRIGKNGKLIKIYKFRSMIPNAEKELERLMKEDSKIKEEYLTNKKLKDDPRITPVGHFLRKTSLDEWPQFINVLKGEMSFIGPRPYLPREKEDMGQYYDSIIKLKPGVTGMWQANGRSDVEFSYRCKLDDYYYHNWSIWLDFTIMYKTVKSVVYGKGSL, encoded by the coding sequence GTGAATAGAAAATTAATGCCTATTATGCTTTTTGCAATTGAGATAGTAATGTATTACTTTATTTGTCTGTATTTTCATATGGATACTAAATTAATAATAGGTTCAGGAACATTATATTTTTTATTTATGTTTATTTATGGGCACTATTCTTTAAAAACATGTTTAATTTGGAATGAGATTAAGCAATTAGTAAAAACAAGTTTTTGCTTTTTTATTGCTTTATTAGTTTTAGTACCTAAAAGTTATGGATATGATCGAAGAATTCATTTAACAGTTATGGTTGTTGCAATGTTTATTATAAGTTTACTTGCATCAAGATTTTTAAGAATTGCATTTAGAGAAATTTTTGCAAGAAAAACTTTAGTAATTGGCACAGGTTATGAAGCTGCACGACTTGGAAAAATATCTAATAATAATAGATTTGCATTAACTAGCGTAAAGGGATATGTAGATGTAAATAACACTAAAGATTTATTTGGTTTTAAACAAGAAAATATTATTAAACATAGTAGAGTATATGATTATGATAATTTAAATGAGGCTATTGAAAATAATGAAATTGAACAAATAATCATTGCTTTACCTGAAGCTAATCAACAAGTAATTGATAAAGTTATGAGTGATATTTATGGAAAAGTTGCCTCTGTAAAGTATCTTCCAAATGTTAATGGAACAATGACTTTTTCATCAGAAGTACAAGATTTTGATGGACAATTATTAATAGCTACATCAAATGATACAATTGGTATATTAGATAAGTTTATTAAAAGATTTATTGATATTTTAGCAGGAATTGTAGGGGTAATAACATTATTGCCATTAATGGTGTATGTAAAATATAAATATGTAAAAAGTGGAGATTATGATAATATCATGTTTTCACAGTATCGAATAGGTAAAAATGGTAAGTTAATTAAAATTTATAAATTTAGATCAATGATACCAAATGCTGAAAAAGAATTAGAAAGATTAATGAAGGAAGATTCTAAAATAAAAGAAGAATATTTGACTAATAAAAAATTAAAAGATGATCCTAGAATTACTCCAGTTGGTCATTTTTTAAGAAAAACTTCTTTAGATGAATGGCCACAGTTTATTAATGTTTTAAAAGGAGAAATGAGTTTTATTGGCCCTAGACCTTATCTTCCTAGAGAGAAAGAAGATATGGGTCAATATTATGATTCAATTATTAAGCTAAAACCAGGTGTTACGGGAATGTGGCAGGCTAATGGTAGAAGTGATGTTGAATTCAGTTATCGATGTAAATTGGATGATTATTATTATCATAATTGGTCAATTTGGTTAGACTTTACAATTATGTATAAGACTGTAAAAAGTGTAGTTTATGGAAAAGGATCATTATAA
- a CDS encoding NlpC/P60 family protein yields MKKFLKLFVKVMLICTIIILTLGFLTPSFALKAMEAPEITYQAYVEDKKWLEIVSNGEIAGTTGQSKRLEALIINLKENENSMIKYRAHVAEIGWQTWVTSGIQAGTTGKSSAIEAVQVELTDEYIDKYDIYYRVHVPSKGWLGWAKNGETAGSVGISLRTEAFQIRLVTKGSEFLTGGKSLLTKPILNYSAHVQNIGWMNYVGEGTTAGTTGQSKRMEAIRINLSDFEGNNGILYRAHVSDIGWQNWVSSSQVSGTEGQDRAIEAVEIKLSPTLSDFFDIYYRVHVSQNDWLGWAKNGEPAGTTGGRLQSEAIEVRLIAKGDDFNRGGPAYKKITPTIRDKIVDAAYSRLGCPYVWGGNGPNSFDCSGLVRWCYAQVGISIPRTSGDQGNCGTKISVSQAQPGDILWKSGHVGIYIGNGQYIHAPHSGEVVKISSVSSGKFTHAVRVV; encoded by the coding sequence ATGAAAAAGTTTTTAAAGCTATTTGTGAAAGTAATGCTTATATGTACAATAATTATTTTAACTTTAGGATTTTTAACACCATCTTTTGCATTAAAAGCAATGGAGGCACCTGAGATAACTTATCAAGCATATGTCGAAGACAAAAAATGGCTAGAGATAGTCTCTAATGGTGAAATAGCGGGAACCACAGGTCAAAGTAAGAGGCTAGAAGCATTAATTATTAATCTTAAAGAAAATGAAAATAGTATGATAAAATATCGTGCTCACGTAGCTGAAATTGGATGGCAAACATGGGTAACATCAGGGATTCAAGCTGGTACTACTGGTAAGTCATCTGCTATAGAAGCAGTACAAGTTGAATTGACAGATGAATATATTGATAAATATGATATATATTATCGAGTACATGTTCCAAGTAAAGGATGGTTAGGTTGGGCAAAAAACGGAGAAACCGCTGGATCAGTGGGGATTTCTCTTCGAACAGAGGCATTTCAAATTAGATTGGTTACCAAAGGAAGTGAATTTTTAACAGGAGGTAAATCTTTATTAACAAAACCAATTTTAAACTATAGTGCACATGTACAAAATATTGGATGGATGAATTATGTTGGCGAAGGGACAACAGCAGGAACTACAGGTCAAAGTAAGAGAATGGAGGCTATTAGGATAAATTTAAGTGATTTTGAAGGAAATAACGGAATATTATATAGAGCGCATGTTTCTGATATAGGTTGGCAAAATTGGGTTTCTAGTAGTCAAGTGTCTGGGACAGAAGGTCAAGATAGAGCTATAGAAGCGGTAGAAATAAAATTATCGCCAACATTATCTGATTTTTTTGATATATATTATAGGGTGCATGTTTCACAAAATGATTGGCTAGGCTGGGCAAAAAATGGTGAACCAGCAGGGACAACAGGAGGTAGACTTCAATCAGAAGCTATTGAAGTTAGACTGATTGCTAAAGGAGACGATTTTAATAGAGGAGGCCCAGCTTATAAAAAAATAACACCGACAATACGTGATAAGATTGTTGATGCTGCGTATTCTAGATTAGGATGTCCGTATGTGTGGGGAGGAAATGGACCTAATTCGTTTGATTGTTCGGGCCTTGTTAGATGGTGCTACGCACAAGTAGGAATTTCAATTCCAAGAACTTCTGGGGATCAAGGTAATTGTGGAACCAAAATAAGTGTTTCACAAGCGCAACCAGGTGATATATTATGGAAATCTGGACATGTAGGGATTTATATTGGTAATGGGCAATATATACATGCACCTCATTCAGGTGAGGTGGTTAAAATTTCTTCCGTATCCAGTGGAAAATTTACACATGCTGTAAGGGTAGTGTAA
- a CDS encoding glycosyltransferase family 2 protein: MKVLVIIPAYNEEENILRVVRQLEAANTGCDYVVINDCSKDSTPKILDENKINHIDLPVNLGLTGAVQTGYKYAYENDYDAAIQFDGDGQHLPEYIPALVKEIENGHDIVIGSRFVDVKKHMSARMVGSRLITTMIKLTTGQKINDPTSGMRIINRKLIKDYAYELNRKPEPDTLAYQMKKGFKVKEIQVKMEDRVAGTSIYAGIGSSIQYMLRVLITIIFFN, translated from the coding sequence ATGAAAGTTTTAGTAATAATTCCTGCTTACAATGAGGAGGAGAATATTTTAAGAGTTGTTAGACAGCTAGAAGCTGCTAATACAGGTTGTGATTACGTGGTAATTAATGATTGTTCAAAAGATAGCACACCCAAAATTCTTGATGAAAATAAAATAAATCATATTGATTTACCAGTTAATTTAGGACTAACTGGTGCAGTACAAACAGGATATAAATATGCTTACGAGAATGATTATGATGCAGCAATTCAATTTGATGGTGATGGTCAACATTTACCAGAATATATACCTGCTTTAGTAAAAGAAATTGAAAATGGGCATGATATTGTGATTGGTTCAAGATTTGTTGATGTGAAAAAACATATGTCTGCTCGTATGGTAGGCAGTCGTTTAATTACTACAATGATTAAATTAACAACTGGACAAAAAATAAATGACCCTACAAGTGGGATGCGGATAATTAATCGTAAATTAATTAAAGATTATGCATATGAATTAAATCGAAAACCAGAACCGGATACTTTAGCATATCAAATGAAAAAAGGTTTTAAAGTGAAAGAAATTCAAGTAAAGATGGAAGATCGTGTTGCAGGAACAAGTATTTATGCTGGAATAGGTAGTTCGATTCAGTATATGTTAAGAGTTCTTATAACAATTATATTTTTTAATTAA
- a CDS encoding glycosyltransferase: MKKLYFVFDQIPSAQSGGLIGMYLNICEILKYDYDIEIVSIYNCDKDNLKLFENYNIKIMNKFNIDNRFFKVIQYIRDKQIKKTFKAVISAIVFFLYIPICRYKMAKMFKNERRIIVTSPAAGIFMSKKNKFILEIHTKYEYFWSGNFGARLQIKLMTRPSLILFRSQADAKKALNKGYNANYIYNFAGNIIEPEYDFNQRKNNFLFMGRLDKNKNPLRLIKIFEKIKSKGYLLHLDIYGSGELEKELEKYIDAHNLEKIVSLKGFTTNKEIYTQYTALLSASINEGLPLTVLEAKRCGVPIITFSWGDSTNEVVNNDIDGYIVDSDEEFINKIILLTKQQELLKEISIKAKNNYNNFSPDSFKDKYINYIENYCS; encoded by the coding sequence ATGAAAAAATTATATTTCGTTTTTGATCAAATTCCTTCTGCTCAAAGTGGGGGATTAATTGGAATGTATTTGAATATTTGTGAAATATTAAAATATGATTATGATATAGAAATTGTGAGTATTTATAATTGCGATAAGGATAATTTAAAATTATTTGAAAATTATAATATAAAGATTATGAACAAATTTAATATTGATAATCGCTTTTTTAAAGTTATTCAATATATAAGAGATAAACAAATTAAAAAAACTTTTAAAGCAGTAATTAGTGCTATAGTATTCTTTTTATATATTCCAATTTGTCGTTATAAAATGGCAAAAATGTTTAAAAATGAACGAAGGATAATTGTTACATCTCCAGCTGCTGGAATATTTATGAGTAAAAAAAATAAATTTATTTTAGAGATACATACAAAATATGAATATTTTTGGAGTGGAAATTTTGGAGCAAGATTACAAATAAAATTAATGACAAGACCTAGTTTGATTCTTTTTAGAAGTCAAGCGGATGCAAAAAAAGCATTGAATAAAGGATATAATGCAAACTATATTTATAATTTTGCAGGAAATATAATTGAACCTGAATATGATTTTAATCAAAGAAAGAATAATTTTTTATTTATGGGAAGATTAGATAAAAATAAAAATCCACTACGACTAATTAAAATATTTGAGAAAATAAAATCAAAAGGATATTTATTACATTTAGATATATATGGTTCAGGTGAATTAGAGAAAGAATTAGAAAAATATATTGATGCACATAATCTAGAAAAAATTGTTTCTTTAAAAGGATTTACAACAAATAAAGAAATATACACTCAATATACAGCACTTCTATCAGCATCAATTAATGAAGGATTGCCATTGACAGTATTAGAGGCAAAGCGTTGCGGAGTTCCAATCATTACTTTTAGTTGGGGAGATTCAACAAATGAAGTTGTAAATAATGATATTGATGGATATATAGTTGATAGCGATGAAGAGTTTATCAATAAAATTATTTTATTAACTAAACAGCAGGAATTATTAAAAGAAATATCAATTAAAGCAAAGAATAATTATAATAATTTTTCACCAGATAGTTTTAAAGATAAATACATTAATTATATTGAAAATTATTGCAGTTAG